ATCGTCCAGATGGGTATCGCTACCCGACTTCCGCGAGGGTGCCTGAAACACTCCGCGTGGCAGCTCGCCGGTCAGCATCTCGTAGAGCAAGACGCCCAGCGCGTAGATATCGGCACGGTGATCGGCTTTCGAGGCATCCCGCACTTGCTCCGGTGCGGCGTAGGCCGCAGTGCCCATGAAGGTCCCGGTGCGGGAAAGGTCCAAGGCTCCGGCTGCTGCCACCTGGTCCACCCGGGCGAGCCCGAAGTCGGCGACCTTCGCCCGCCCGCTTGAGTCGAGCAGGATGTTGGAAGGCTTGATGTCACGGTGCACCACACCCAAACCGTGCGCGTAGGCCAGAGCCTCGCAGACTTGAGTGGTGACGGCGATGGCAATGGCCGCGTCCACCTTCCCCGCGGCGATGAGTTCTCCGAGAGTCGAGCCATCGACATACTCCATCACGAAATAGAAGTGCCCGGCAGGGCTGAGTCCGGACTCATGGAGAGCGACGATCCCGGGATGCCGAAGCTTGGCCAAGGTCCGCGCCTCGCGCCGGAAGCGCTCCACCTGATGTTCGTCACGGCAGGCTTCGATCGGGAGCAACTTCACCGCCACGTCCCGCTCGAGATCCGGCTGGTGCATCTGGTAAACCGCCCCCATGCCGCCGCGACCCAGAAGGCGTAGCACCTGCCACCTCGGGAACAGCGCGGCAGCCTCTTCCAAGGACGGCGGCTCCCACTCAAGTTCGTCGCCATCGCCCGCTGTTGCCGCCATGTCGAACAGGGCGGCGGGGTCGAGCCCCGAGATGATGGGTGGAGGTTTCACAGCGGAATGGGCAGTGAGGGAAACTCAGCGGGCGACCAGCTCCACGCGGCGATTCAGCGCGCGGCCGGCATCGGTGGCATTCGTGCTCACGGGTGCCATGAAGGAAGCGCCGAGCGGTGTCATGCGGGCGGCATCAATGCCGTGTTTGCTGACGAGCGCCTCGACCACGGCTTTGGCACGGCACTTCGAGAGATCCTCATTGAATTCGAAGGCTCCAACGTTGTCGGTATGGCCGACAACGAGCACCTTGAGCGAGGGCTCGGCCTTCAGTAGCGAGGCCATTTCCTGCAGCGTGGGTGCAGACTCCGGCTTGATCACGGCCTCGTTGAAATCGAAAAGGATGCCGTAGATCGCCACCTTGCCGCTGGCAGAGATCGACTTCTGCATCTCCGCAGCGGAGATGTGGATCATCTTGTCTTCCATCGGTTTGGTATTCACCACGTCGACTTGGATCACGATCGAGTCTTGGGGCAGGGTCAGCTCCTTCTTCCACGGGCTGATGTCCTCCTTCACCGGAATCTCCCACAAGCGGGTGGCGACATAGACGGCGATGTAGAGGCCGCCTTTCTCCAGGCATTGGTAGCGTCGCTCTTTCACACCGGTGGTGAAGACCTGATGGCCCAGTTCCGGAACGGCGTAGTAGCGGCGTGGCGGGCCGTTGCGGATATCGCGATCCTCACCCGACCAGATCGGAGTGAAGCCTGCGTCCTTCAGAGCTGCGGTGTAGTTCTCCGCGACCTCTTGGCTGGTCCGTTTGCCCGCAGCCACGTTCGGCAGGAGATAAGTGCTGCGGTGGAGCGCACCCTCGACCTTCCGGACCTCCTTCGGGTCTGCGGAGTCGGGCGCACTCAGGCCGCCGATCTGGAGGCCCAGTTCACCGAACTTCTTCGAGGACTGGAGGATTAGCGCGGAGCCTTCGTAGCGAGGAAGGCCGGGGTAGTCTTTGAATCCGGGAGCATCCTGGGTGGGCACAAGCTTCTCCGCGGCGGAGGCGGCGAGAAGCGAGGAAAGGAAAAGGGTGACGATCAGACGGAGTTTCATGGAGGCAGGTTCGGTTAGGAGTGGGGGTGCCAGATCCGGCACCGCTGTCCCATGTCTGGCGGGCGATGGATAAACGTTACGGACTTTTTTGGAGTCTCGTGTTCCGGCGGGTAAGAGGTGACTCCGTGAGGTGTCCGGATCGATGAAGGTCAAGGATATCGAACCAGTTGCCCCAGCCGGTGACAAGGTCCAAGTCCCCCTGTGGCCGGGAGAGGATGATTGCCCGCCCCGCGATCTTTGTTAGGCTCTTGTGATGGATCTTCGCAGCGACGCACCCTTTCCTGTCACGCGGTGGAGCCTCGTCGCCGGTGCCCGCGCGGCAACTGATCCCGGTCGGAAGCGCAGCGCTCTGGAGGACCTCTGCACACTTTATTGGCGACCGATCTACGGTTTCCTGCGCCGCCGCGGCATGCCGGTGGAAGAAGCGCGGGATGCTACCCAAGGATTCTTCATCTCCCTGCTGGAGGAAGATCTCTTCGCCAAGGCCCAGTCGGATAGCGGGCGCATGCGCAGCTATCTCCTCGGAGCGCTCCAGCGCTGGCAGCGCGGAGAGTGGCGGAAAGGCCAGGCGGAGAAGCGCGGTGGTGGTCGCGAGATCTTCTCGCTCGATGCCATGGCCGATGACGACGACTTCGAAGCGGCCGGCAGCGAGCATGATACCCCCGAGCACCACTTCGAGAAGAGCTGCGCCTTCGCACTTCTGGAGTCCGCACTGAAGCGGTGGCGGAGGAGCAGAGGACAGCGGGGAAAGAGAGGGCTTTCGTCATCCTGAAGCCGCTGCTTGCACCGCTGGCGGGCGAGTCCGTGCCCTCTCACGAGGAGGCTGCGGCGCAGTTGCACTGCACTCCGGAAGCTTTGCGGGTGACGCTACATCGCCTGCGCAAGCGCTTCGGCGAGGTCTTGCGGGTCGTGGTGGCGGATACGCTGGTGGACCCGACGCCGGAAGCCATTCAAGAGGAGTTGGACGCCCTGCGCATGGCGCTCTCCCGCTGAGCGGATTTTTTTCGAGGAGGATGTAACGGGCGGGAGGGCACCGCCAGACAGGGGATGCAGCGGTTCGATCACGGGCCGCAGAAACCACGAACCAAACGCATCCCATGAAGACGAATATCGCCATCTGCCTCGCCCTCCTCACCGCATCCTCCCCTTTGATGGCGGAGCAAAAGGGGAGGGGATCGAACACGAACCGGGCCCAGATCCAGCAAATCGCGGCCCGCGTCGCACCACGTCAGGCACCTGCTCCCATCAAACGCGTCATGCCTGTGCCTCAGGCCCGCGTCCCTGCCGCCCGGGTGAATGTGGCGCCCACGAAAAAGCCTGCAATCGCCCGTCAGGCTCCCCGTATCTCAGCCACCCTTCCGGGAAAGGCCGTAATCCCCTCGGGCTCGATCCGCAGGAATATCCCGCAGGATAACCGGATTCCCGGCAAGGCTGCCGGTATTCACGCCGGGCGCGGAGTCGCCAGTGGCCTGCGCGAGATGGAATCGCTGCGCAACGGCGCGCTCGAAGGACTCCGCGAGCACGGCCTCACCGGTGGTGCCCAGCCGCGCGGTCCGCAAGGCCCGGCTGATCCCTTCCAAGACAACGGCTACACCCCGCGGCAACCCCAGGCTCCCGCCGGCATCAAGCAACGTGAAGACAACGGCGGCCTCACCGACGTTCGCGGTGCCAAGCGGAATTCCACTCGCGGCCACGTCAGCCACGGCGATGTGTTCGCTGACGGTTATCGCACCCGCTTCGGAGCAGGCAGCGGGTTCAATGGCACGATGGGCAACTTCGGCGAGCGCAGCGCCGCCACGCCATCGGGCGAGGACAATGGCGATGCTTATCAGGTCGATTACACCAATCGCGACGGGAGCACAGGTACTTACAGCGTGACGGAGACCCATGACCAGAATGGCCGTTATGTCACGGTCGAGCACGACGGCACCACCAAGCACGATGGCACCGTCGTCAGCCACGATACCCGCCGTGATGCCGATGGCCGGATCATTTCCACCACCGAGACCGTCATCGCTCCCGATGGCAGCCAGAGCAGCATGACGACCTACCCGGACGGCCATGCCGACGTTGATGTTCGTCCTGCGACGGAGAGCGGCGCCGATCGCACTCCGGATGGCATTGGCAACGGAGTCCGCAGCGGGCCCTCCGCTGCGACCGTGGCCGGCTTGGTCCCGCTCGATCTCCTGCGCCAGCATGCCGATGGTCAGCAAAGCAGCGGGGGTCCGGGCCAATACAGCCTGCAAGGCGGCAGGGGTGTGGATCAGGTCCGCCCCGTGGGTGAAGGACAGCAGAGCGGTGTCGGAGGAGTCCGTCGCGTGCCGCTCGACCCGAAGGGCACGGTCGTGAACCCCGGTCCGATCGATAGCACCCCGGGCAGCGGCGACGACCGCCCTTGATCGTCCGCCCGCTTCCGCTCCCGACGAAAAAAGCCGCTCCGGTTTCCCGGAGCGGCTTCGATATTTAGCGGAAGCTAGCCTTGCGGCTTACTTCTTCTTCGCGGCCTTCTTGGCTGCTTTCTTAGCAGCCTTCTTTGCCGGGGCCTTCTTGGCAGCCTTTGCCGGAGCGGCACCCTTGCCTTCCTCGATCGCGGCCTGGGCTGCGGCGAGACGGGCGACGGGCACGCGATAAGGCGAGCAGGACACGTAGTTCAGGCCCAGCTTGTGGCAGAACTTCACGGAGTCCGGATCACCACCGTGCTCACCGCAGATGCCGAGCTTGATGTTCGGACGGGTGCTGCGGCCCTTGGTCACGGCGGTTTCCATCAGCTGGCCCACGCCGGTCGCGTCGAGGGTCGCGAAGGGGTTCTTCGCGAACACTTCGCTCTCGATGTAGGGCATCAGGAACGCGCCCATGTCGTCACGGCTGATGCCGAGCGCGGTCTGGGTGAGGTCGTTGGTGCCGAAGCTGAAGAACTCGGCGCCCTTGGCGATCTCGTCGGCGGTGAGGGCACCGCGCGGAACTTCGATCATGGTGCCGACCTGGTATTCGAAGCTGACCTTCTTCTCGGCCATGACTTCCTTCGCCACGGTGTGGACGATCTCGGCCTGGAGTTCGAACTCCTTGCCGAAGCCGACGAGCGGGATCATCACCTCGGGCTTCACCGGGATCTTCTTCTTCGCCACGTCAGCCGCGGCTTCGAAGATCGCACGCGCCTGCATGGCGGTGATTTCCGGGTAAGCGATGCCGAGACGGCAACCGCGATGACCGAGCATCGGGTTGAACTCGTGCAGGTCGTGCACGCGCTGGATGATCTTGTCCACCGGCACGCCGATCTTCTTGGAGAGATCGAGTTGCTGCTCCTTCGTGTGCGGAAGGAATTCGTGGAGCGGCGGGTCCAGAAGGCGGATGGTGGCCGGCATGCCCTTGAGGGTCTTGAAGATGCCGGTGAAGTCCTCGCGCTGGTAGGGAAGCAGCTTGGCCAAGGCGGCCTTGCGGGCGTCCAGCGTGGTGGCGAGGATCATCTCGCGCATCGCGTCGATGCGGTCAC
This genomic interval from Luteolibacter rhizosphaerae contains the following:
- a CDS encoding OmpA family protein: MKLRLIVTLFLSSLLAASAAEKLVPTQDAPGFKDYPGLPRYEGSALILQSSKKFGELGLQIGGLSAPDSADPKEVRKVEGALHRSTYLLPNVAAGKRTSQEVAENYTAALKDAGFTPIWSGEDRDIRNGPPRRYYAVPELGHQVFTTGVKERRYQCLEKGGLYIAVYVATRLWEIPVKEDISPWKKELTLPQDSIVIQVDVVNTKPMEDKMIHISAAEMQKSISASGKVAIYGILFDFNEAVIKPESAPTLQEMASLLKAEPSLKVLVVGHTDNVGAFEFNEDLSKCRAKAVVEALVSKHGIDAARMTPLGASFMAPVSTNATDAGRALNRRVELVAR
- a CDS encoding RNA polymerase sigma factor, translating into MDLRSDAPFPVTRWSLVAGARAATDPGRKRSALEDLCTLYWRPIYGFLRRRGMPVEEARDATQGFFISLLEEDLFAKAQSDSGRMRSYLLGALQRWQRGEWRKGQAEKRGGGREIFSLDAMADDDDFEAAGSEHDTPEHHFEKSCAFALLESALKRWRRSRGQRGKRGLSSS